The Elephas maximus indicus isolate mEleMax1 chromosome 19, mEleMax1 primary haplotype, whole genome shotgun sequence genome contains a region encoding:
- the ALDOC gene encoding fructose-bisphosphate aldolase C, producing MPNSYPALSPEQKKELSDIALRIVAPGKGILAADESVGSMAKRLSQIGVENTEENRRLYRQVLFSADDRVKKCIGGVIFFHETLYQKDDNGIPFVRTIQDKGIVVGIKVDKGVVPLAGTDGETTTQGLDGLSERCAQYKKDGADFAKWRCVLKITERTPSALAILENANVLARYASICQQNGIVPIVEPEILPDGDHDLKRCQYVTEKVLAAVYKALSDHHVYLEGTLLKPNMVTPGHACPIKYTPEEIAMATVTALRRTVPPAVPGVTFLSGGQSEEEASLNLNAINRCPLPRPWALTFSYGRALQASALNAWRGQQDNAGAATEEFIKRAEVNGLAAQGKYEGSGEDGGAAAQSLYIANHAY from the exons ATGCCCAACTCGTACCCAGCACTTTCTCCTGAGCAGAAGAAGGAGTTGTCTGACATTGCCCTCCGGATTGTGGCTCCAGGCAAAGGCATTCTGGCTGCAGATGAGTCTGTAG GTAGCATGGCCAAACGGCTGAGCCAAATTGGGGTAGAGAACACAGAGGAGAACCGCCGGCTGTACCGCCAGGTCCTGTTTAGTGCCGATGACCGAGTGAAGAAGTGCATTGGAGGTGTCATCTTCTTCCATGAGACACTCTACCAGAAAGATGATAACGGCATCCCCTTTGTCCGTACAATCCAGGATAAGGGCATCGTTGTGGGCATCAAG GTTGACAAGGGTGTGGTGCCTCTAGCTGGGACTGATGGAGAAACCACCACTCAAG GGCTGGATGGGCTCTCAGAACGCTGTGCCCAGTACAAGAAGGATGGCGCCGACTTCGCCAAGTGGCGCTGTGTACTGAAAATCACTGAGCGCACGCCCTCAGCACTTGCCATTCTGGAGAATGCCAACGTGCTGGCCCGCTATGCCAGCATCTGccagcag AATGGTATTGTGCCTATTGTGGAACCTGAAATCCTGCCTGATGGAGACCATGACCTCAAACGTTGCCAGTATGTTACAGAGAAG GTCCTGGCTGCTGTGTACAAAGCCCTGAGTGACCATCATGTTTACCTGGAGGGGACCCTACTGAAACCCAACATGGTGACCCCTGGCCATGCCTGTCCCATCAAGTATACCCCAGAGGAGATCGCCATGGCGACCGTCACTGCCTTGCGTCGCACTGTGCCCCCAGCTGTCCCAG GTGTGACCTTCTTGTCTGGGGGTCAGAGTGAAGAGGAGGCATCGCTCAACCTCAATGCCATCAACCGTTGCCCCCTTCCCCGACCCTGGGCCCTCACCTTCTCCTATGGGCGTGCCCTGCAGGCCTCTGCACTCAATGCCTGGCGAGGGCAGCAGGACAATGCTGGGGCTGCCACTGAGGAATTCATCAAGCGGGCTGAG GTGAATGGGCTTGCAGCTCAGGGCAAGTATGAAGGTAGCGGAGAAGATGGAGGAGCCGCAGCACAGTCCCTCTACATTGCCAACCATGCCTACTGA
- the SPAG5 gene encoding sperm-associated antigen 5, with protein sequence MWRVKKLDLSASASPQPGKPAMRTPLRELNLQPGALTSSGKGPPVHSSLTPSLRKLTLQKSSNNSSPLDFISTKRTDSPSELFSSPSKWLEACQHESDEQLQAQLPKTNSTPKTSEEAVDPLDNYLVKTMVLVPSPVGQQQDITLEEAPLDAMEETNSICLGEPSRPGDLVKEGVAPCTEDSFSEVFATVPEKPSFQYSPCSLLKSPPNPCPEQQLYGPKESLRDSGTEAVPENLVPSESNTPLPSFTLWLSPSTDLEADFPVNHVDPGEETGEHRAVEEGEMSFPTLPEEVELEDQVLVSAMEDILSPCLISNPVEMESQAAPGPAVEDAGMILVSDTGPWMSPLAWLEKGVNTSVMLENLRQSLSLPSVLRDAAIGTSPFSACSVGTWFTPPAVQEKSTNTSQKGLVGSKDSTSETEHLLWGRPPDLTALSRHDLEENLLSSLVILEILSRQLQEWKSQLAVPHPGAQDSSTQTNDSPSGITKKPQQLQNCQEIGRALQQARNVMQSWVLVSKDVTSLLHLSMLHLEEDKTTVSQESQRVEALVSCCCDVLKKSKAKVQSLKAEREEARQKEEMALRGKDATETVLEAFCAHASQRISQLEQDLASMREFRVLLNEAQAQLVRLHAEQEELAQQTVSLTSTLQQDWISMQLDYVTWTALLSQSRQLMEKLAAKSKEALQERDAAIEEKQKVSRELEQVSTHLEDCKGQIEQLELENICLAADLQAQVQILASKESQLKELQGQHAHCTQDLATKDDLLCQLTQSSEEQAARWEKEEMALKQTQAELQQQQAVLSKEVQDLKETLEFADQENQVAHLELGQVESQLKTTLEVLRERSLQCEDLKDTVENLKAKLASIVAESQRRDLEKTRQYSHELGVLTEQLQSLALFLQKKLKEKAEPEPLPMNIACAPAQEHPPPSNTTFLGSVLTPMADEEPEAAPVPLLGSDKSAFTRVVSMVSLQPTETPHVEKSLAEMRTMTLELESLCSLLQESKEEAVRTLHQKICDLQDRLQAQEDQHQEAQKAKEADIEKLNQALCLRYKNEKELQEVIQQQNEKILEQIDKSGELISLREEVAQLTRSLRRAETETKVLQETLAGQLDPDCQHMATDWIQEKVWLTQEVDKLRVMFLEMKDEKAKLRVKFQSHRNILEENLRRSDKELKKLDDIVQHIYETLRSIPEVVRGCKELQELLEFLS encoded by the exons ATGTGGCGGGTGAAAAAACTGGACCTCAGTGCGTCGGCTTCGCCGCAGCCG GGAAAACCAGCTATGAGAACTCCCCTTCGAGAGCTTAACCTGCAGCCTGGTGCCCTCACCAGCTCTGGTAAAGGCCCCCCTGTGCACTCCTCACTCACCCCATCACTGCGCAAGCTGACGCTACAG AAAAGCAGCAACAACTCATCTCCATTGGATTTTATCAGTACCAAGAGAACAGACTCCCCTTCAGAACTATTCAGCTCTCCCTCAAAGTGGCTGGAAGCTTGTCAGCATGAATCAGATGAGCAGCTCCAAGCTCAGTTGCCCAAAACCAACTCTACTCCCAAAACATCTGAGGAAGCAGTAGACCCGCTGGACAACTATCTGGTTAAAACCATGGTCCTTGTACCTTCTCCAGTGGGGCAGCAGCAAGACATTACACTTGAAGAAGCCCCTTTAGATGCCATGGAAGAGACAAACAGCATCTGTCTAGGTGAGCCTTCGAGGCCAGGAGATCTGGTGAAAGAGGGGGTGGCACCCTGCACAGAAGATAGCTTTTCAGAAGTTTTTGCTACTGTGCCTGAAAAACCTTCATTTCAGTATTCTCCGTGCAGTCTTTTGAAGTCTCCACCAAATCCCTGTCCTGAGCAGCAACTGTACGGTCCCAAGGAAAGCCTGAGAGACAGTGGCACCGAGGCTGTGCCTGAGAACTTAGTTCCTTCTGAAAGTAATACCCCCTTGCCCTCCTTCACGCTCTGGCTTTCTCCTTCAACtgatttggaagcagatttccctGTCAATCATGTGGACCCAGGGGAAGAAACTGGAGAGCACAGAGCTGTAGAGGAAGGAGAAATGAGCTTTCCAACTCTCCCTGAGGAGGTTGAATTGGAAGATCAAGTGCTTGTCTCAGCTATGGAAGATATTCTGTCCCCATGCCTGATATCAAATCCAGTAGAAATGGAATCCCAGGCAGCTCCAGGCCCAGCAGTAGAAGATGCTGGTATGATTCTCGTGTCTGACACAGGGCCCTGGATGTCCCCACTGGCTTGGTTGGAAAAAGGTGTAAATACCTCAGTCATGCTGGAAAATCTCCGCCAGAGCTTATCACTCCCTTCTGTGCTTAGAGATGCTGCGATTGGCacttcccccttctctgcttgctcGGTGGGAACTTGGTTTACTCCCCCAGCGGTACAGGAAAAGAGTACAAACACAtcccagaaaggcctggtgggctCTAAGGACAGTACTTCTGAGACAGAGCATCTCCTGTGGGG CCGTCCTCCAGATCTGACTGCTTTGTCTCGACATGACCTGGAAGAGAACCTGCTGAGCTCTCTTGTCATTTTGGAGATTCTCTCTCGCCAGCTGCAGGAATGGAAGAGTCAGCTGGCTGTCCCTCACCCAGGAGCTCAGGACAGCAGCACACAGACTAATGACTCCCCTAGTGGG ataactaagaaacctCAGCAACTTCAGAACTGCCAAGAGATTGGACGGGCTCTGCAGCAGGCCAGGAATGTCATG CAATCATGGGTGTTGGTCTCTAAAGATGTGACCTCCTTGCTCCACCTGTCCATGTTGCACTTAGAAGAAGATAAAACTACTGTAAGTCAGGAG TCTCAGCGTGTAGAAGCCTTGGTCTCCTGCTGTTGTGATGTGTTGAAGAAATCGAAGGCAAAGGTCCAGAGCCTCAAAGCAGAGAGGGAGGAGGCAAGGCAAAAAGAGGAAATGgccctcagaggcaaggatgcg ACAGAGACTGTGCTAGAGGCTTTCTGTGCACATGCCAGCCAGCGAATCAGCCAGCTGGAACAGGACCTGGCATCCATGCGGGAGTTCAGAGTTCTGCTGAATGAGGCCCAGGCCCAGCTG GTACGGCTTCATGCAGAGCAAGAAGAGCTGGCTCAGCAGACAGTGAGTCTTACCTCTACTTTGCAACAGGACTGGATATCCATGCAGCTAGAT TATGTAACATGGACAGCTTTGCTGAGTCAGTCTCGACAACTCATGGAGAAACTTGCAGCCAAGAGCAAGGAGGCCCTGCAGGAACGTGATGCTGCAATTGAGGAAAAGCAGAAG gtttccagggagctggaACAAGTCTCTACTCATTTAGAGGACTGTAAAGGCCAAATAGAACAACTGGAGTTGGAAAACATCTGTCTAGCAgcag ATCTCCAGGCTCAGGTGCAGATTCTGGCTAGCAAGGAGAGCCAGCTAAAAGAGCTACAGGGTCAGCATGCCCACTGTACCCAGGACCTGGCCACGAAGGATGACTTGCTCTGCCAGCTCACCCAGAGCAGCGAGGAGCAGGCTGCTCG ATGGGAAAAAGAAGAGATGGCACTAAAACAAACACAGGCAGAGCTGCAGCAGCAACAGGCTGTCCTGAGCAAGGAGGTCCAGGACCTGAAGGAGACCCTGGAG TTTGCAGACCAAGAGAATCAGGTTGCTCACCTGGAGCTGGGCCAGGTTGAGAGTCAGTTGAAAACCACGCTGGAAGTGCTCCGGGAGCGCAGCCTACAGTGTGAGGACCTCAAGGACACTGTTGAGAACCTGAA GGCTAAACTGGCTAGCATTGTAGCAGAGAGCCAGAGGCGAGACCTGGAGAAGACACGCCAGTATTCCCACGAGCTAGGGGTGCTGACTGAGCAACTACAGAGCCTGGCCCTCTTCCTACAGAAAAAGCTAAAGGAGAAG GCTGAACCAGAACCCCTGCCGATGAACATAGCTTGTGCTCCTGCCCAGGAACACCCTCCGCCCAGTAACACCACCTTCTTGGGAAGCGTCTTGACACCAATGGCAGATGAAG AGCCAGAGGCAGCTCCTGTGCCCTTGCTTGGAAGTGACAAGAGTGCTTTCACCCGAGTAGTATCCATGGTTTCCCTTCAGCCTACAG AGACCCCACATGTGGAGAAGAGCCTGGCAGAAATGCGTACTATGACTCTTGAGCTTGAGAGCCTGTGTTCCCTGCTGCAAGAGTCTAAAGAAGAAGCCGTTAGGACTCTGCATCAAAAAAT TTGTGATCTGCAGGACAGGCTGCAGGCCCAGGAAGATCAGCATCAGGAAGCCCAGAAGGCAAAGGAAGCAGACATAGAAAAGCTGAACCAGGCCTTGTGTTTGCGCTACAAG AATGAAAAGGAGCTCCAGGAAGTGATACAGCAGCAAAACGAGAAGATCCTAGAACAGATAGACAAGAGTGGCGAGCTCATA AGCCTTCGAGAGGAGGTGGCCCAGCTTACCCGCTCACTTCGGCGTGCAGAGACAGAGACTAAGGTGCTCCAGGAGACCCTGGCGGGCCAGCTGGACCCTGACTGTCAGCACATGGCCACGGACTGGATCCAAGAGAAAGTGTGGCTTACCCAGGAG GTGGACAAGCTGAGGGTGATGTTCCTGGAGATGAAAGATGAGAAAGCCAAACTCAGGGTCAAGTTCCAGAGCCAT AGAAACATCCTGGAGGAGAACCTTCGACGCTCTGACAAGGAGTTAAAGAAATTAGATGACATTGTACAGCATATTTATGAG ACTCTGCGGTCCATCCCAGAGGTGGTGAGGGGTTGCAAGGAGCTCCAGGAATTGCTGGAATTTCTAAGCTGA